The DNA segment CAGCGGGATCGCCGATCCGCTCGGTCGTGTAGATGACCGCACCGTGGCGGTGCTCGATCCCCATCCGCGCCCAGCGGTAGGGCAGGCCGAAGACGGCCTGCGCGGTGAGCACCGGCAGAAGGTGCGACGCCTCGAGCGAGACGAAGACGACTCCGCGGCGCCCGTGCCGGTCGATCGAGTAGAGCCGCACGTTCACCTCGGGGAAGGTGCCCAGCCACGGCACGCGCGGCCCGCCGAGGAACGCCGTCCGCGACAGCCGGAACGGGATGAGGCCCACCCAGGAGGCGCCGTCGTGCTCGTCCGGGCGCACTCCGGGCGGCAGGTGCGGCGCGACCAGCGCCGGGTCGACGCGCCAGTGCAGGAAGGCGGCCTCGGTCCAGCGCTGGCGGAGGATGCGCGGCCCGCCGAGCGCGGGCGCGGAGCGGGTCACGGATTCGACGGAGGTCACGCCGCCATCGTGCTCCCCGCTGCTGCGAACCGGCCTGTGCAGCGCAGTATCGGCGCGCCCCGCGGCCTCCGCGGCGCGATTCACCGCCCGGAGCCGGCTCCCGCGAGCTCCACCAGCGCCGAGACGGCGACCCGCACCGGCGCCGACGACGCCACCGACCCGCGCACCACCGCGTGGATCGACCGCAGCGGGCGCGGCCGCACCAGCGGCACCGCCACGAGCCCGGCCGGCAGGGGCTGGGCGGCCAGCGCCGGCAGCACCGTGAGTCCCATCCCCGCCGCCACGAAGGCGACCGCCGTCACGTGATCGTTCGCCTGCACGTGGAAGCGCGGCGTGAACCCCGCCGCTGCGCAGGCGTCGACGAGGGTCCGGCGGCACCAGCCGGTCGGCAGGTCGTTGTCGATCCACCGGTCGCCCGCGATCTCGGCCAGCTCGATCTCGGCGCGCCCGGCGAGCGGGTGCGACCGGGTCAGGACGGCCAGATACGGATCGTCGATGAGGTGGTGCGCCGTGAAGCCGGGTGAGTCCGCCGTCCCACCCGGCTCCGCGACCAGCAGCTGCACGTCCGGCCGCGCCGCCGGGTCCTCCGCCACCTCCTCGCCCAGGCGCAGATCGAGTGCCAGCTGCGGGAAGCCGGCGATCAGCCGCCGAGCGACCTCGGGCATCCACGCGCTGCCGACGGAGGCGAAGTAGGTCATCGAGAGCCGCCCGGCCCGCCCCGCGCGCAGGTCGGCGACGACCGCCTCCGCCTCGCCGAGCCGCTCCAGCACGCGGTCGGCCTGCTCGGCGAGGGTGCGGCCCGCGGCGGTCGGCCGGACGCCGCGCCCGACCCGCTCGAGCAGCGTCAGCCCGGTCTCGCGCTGCAGGGCGGCGAGGTGCTGGCTGATCGCCGAGGGCGTGTAGCCGAGCGACGACGCGGCGCCGACGATCGAGCCGGCCGCGACGACGGCGCGGAGGACGCGGAGGCGCTGGACGTCGAGCATGCGCCGACCCTAGCGATCATGAAGCCGCACTGCACGATCCGGTAGAACCGTGGACTGGTGCTGACGCCCGCCGCCCCGCCACGATGAGTCCATGACCAGCACCGCGCCCTCCCGCACCACCGCCGTCCCGAGCCGCCGCGACGCGGCCCTGCTCTGGTCGGCGATCGCGGTGACGGTGCTGCTCTGGGCCTCGGCCTTCGTCGGGATCCGCTTCGCCGCGGACGACTTCGGCCCGGGCGCCCTCACCCTGGGCCGCATCGTGGTCGGCTCGATCGCCCTGACGGTCGTGCGCCTGGTGATCACGGCGCGCCGCCGCGGTGATCGTCCGGAGCGCAGCCGGGTGCCGCGCGGCCGGATCCTCCTGCTCGTGCTCGTCTGGGGCGTCGCCTGGTTCGGCGTCTACAACCTCGCGCTCAACGCGGCCGAGCGGCACGTCGACGCCGGCACCGCGGCGCTCCTGGTCAACATCGCGCCGATGATCACCGCGGTCCTCGCGGGCCTCCTCCTCGGCGAGGGCTTCCCGCGGCGTCTGCTCGGCGGCATGGCGGTGGCGCTCGCCGGAGTCGCGGTCATCGCCTTCTCGACCTCCTCGGGGCAGTTCGACGTGATCGGCGTCGTCCTCGGCCTCGCCGCAGCGGTCCTCTACGGCAGCGCCGCGACGCTGCAGAAGCGTCTGCTCGGGCACGTCGACGCGATGACGATGACCTGGATCGGCTGCCTGGCGGCGACCGTCGCCTGCCTGCCGTTCGCCCCGGAGCTGGTCGCCTCGCTGCAGGCCGCGCCCGCCTCCTCGATCGCCGCCGTCGTCTACCTCGGCGTGTTCCCGACGGCCGTCGCCTTCACCACCTGGGGCTACGTCCTCTCCCGCTCCAGCGCCGGGCGCACGGCGGCCACCACCTACGCGGTCCCGGCCGTCGTGGTGCTGCTGTCCTGGCTCCTGCTCGCCGAGACCCCGCCGGCCGCGGCGCTGATCGGCGGCGCGATCGCGCTGGGCGGAGTCGCGGTCGCCACGCTCCGGCGGCGGCCCGCGGGAGTCTGAGGGAGCGCTCACTCCCCGGCGATATGCTGGGGCCACGTTCGTCCAGTCGGCGCCGAGCGCCGGTCACGGTGCGCGCCCGTTACGGTGAGGATCCCCCGATGACCGAGGCCCTGCAGCCGCCCCAGAACGCTCTCTCGCTCACGCCGCCCGAGCCCGTCGCCGCCGTCGCGACCACCTCGGCGCCGTCGATCGCGCCGAAGGTCCCCGAGCAGGCGCTGCCCGGGCTCGAGGCGAAGGTCGACGGCTACCTCGCGTCGCTGATGTCCGCGGAGGCCCGCAGCCCCGAGTTCGCGGCGAAGGCCAACGACATCCGCACGATGGGCGACGCCGACATCCGCTCGGCCGCCGACTCCTCGAACCGGCTGCTGAAGACGCCCGTCCGGGCGCTGCAGGAGGGCGGGCTCTCCGAGGGCTCGAACATCGGCAAGACGCTGCTGGAGCTGCGCCGGACCGTCGAGGACCTCGACCCCTCCGAGGACAACATCCAGAAGAAGATCCTCGGCTTCATCCCGTTCGGCAACAAGATCACCGACTACTTCCGCCGCTACGAGAGCGCGCAGTCGCACCTCAACGCGATCATCCAGGCGCTCTACGACGGCCAGGACGAGCTCCGGAAGGACAACGCGGCGCTCAACCTGGAGAAGCAGAACCTCTGGGACACGATGACGCGCCTCAACGAGTACATCTACGTCGCCGAGCGCCTCGACGTGAAGCTGTCCGCGAAGATCGCCGAGCTCGACGCGACCGACCCGGACCGCGCCCGGGCGCTGCGCGAGGACGTCCTCTTCTACGCGCGGCAGAAGCACCAGGACCTGCTGACCCAGCTGGCCGTCTCGATCCAGGGCTACCTGGCGATCGACGTCGTGATCAAGAACAACGTCGAGCTGATCAAGGGCGTCGACCGCGCGACCACCACGACCGTGTCGGCGCTGCGCACGGCGGTCATCGTCGCGCAGGCGCTCGCCAACCAGCGCCTCGTGCTCGACCAGATCACCGCGCTGAACACGACGACCTCGAACATGATCGAGGCCACCTCGCGGATGCTCGCCGAGCAGTCCGCGAGCATCCAGTCGCAGGCGGCGTCGGCGACGGTCGGGCTCCCGCAGCTGCAGGCGGCGTTCGCGAACATCTACCAGACCATGGACTCGATCTCGGACTTCAAGATCAAGGCGCTCGACAGCATGGCGCAGACCGTCGGCGTCCTTCAGGTCGAGACCGCGAAGGCCGGCGAGTACGTCGAGCGGGCCCGCCGCAGCAACTCCGACATCGACGCGGCCTCCTCGCTCGATCTCGGCCGCTAGCCGATGGGCTGGCTCTCCCGCCTGTTCGGCGGCACCGACTCGGTGCCGGAGGAGACCGCGCCCGCACTCCCGCGCGTGCCGTCCAGCGACGACATCCTCGCGGCGCTCGACCGGGTCGCGGCGGAGACCGCGGGCAAGGTCCCGGCGATCGTCGCGGCCCGCATCCGCCGGGTCGACGAGACCGTGCGCGAGATGGTGCCGCGCCTGGACCGCCTCGGCGGGATGAGCCGGCAGGGCCACACCGTCGTCGCGACGGCCACCAGCTACCTGCCCGAGGCGGTCGAGGGCTACCTGCGCCTGCCGCGCGACTTCGCCGACCGCCGCGCCGTCTACAAGGGGAAGACCTCGCTGATGATCCTCTGCGACCAGCTCGACCTGCTCGGGGGCACCCTCGACCGGATCTCCGACGCCGTCTCGCGGCAGGACGCCTCGGCGCTGATCGCGCACGGGCAGTTCCTCGCCGAGAAGTTCACGGAGTCGTCGCTGTCGAGCGGGCTCGACGCGCCGGCCGCTCCGACGACGCCGACCGCTCCCGGCTCGCTGACCCCGCCGAGCGCCTCGTGAGCACGCTGCCGGCGTCACTCGACGCGCTCGTCCTGGTCGGAGCCGCGGCCGGGCTCGACGGCGCCGCCGTGCGCGCCGAGGGCGCCCGGCTCGCGGCGGCGGTCGCGGAGTCGATCACCGGGGCGGGGCAGGACTGGCTCGCCGAGACCGGGACGACCGGCGGCCTCGAGGCGTTCTTCACCGCGGCGTCGAGCGCCCGGCGCTGGCGCAGCTCGCCGACCGATCTGCTCGCCGGGCTGGTCGCGGCGCACTCGGAGCAGGCCGGCGCGTACGCGCGGGCGCTGACCGAGGTCGTGTCCGCGGCGAGCTCGCTCGGGCAGCCGGGGATCGGCGGGATCGCGGCGGCGTCGGCGACGGCGGCGGCGCAGCTGGGGGCTGTGCAGGGAGCGGCGGCTTCGCCGGCCGGATCCTCCGCGCCCGAACTCCCGCGCGATCTTCCCGCCGGAGTCCCCGGGGTCGACGAGATCCTCGCGCGGCTGCGGCGGACCGAGCACGACGGGCCGCAGGACGAGCCGGGCCCGGCCGCCGCCGCGCCGCCCGCCTCTCCCGCGCCGGAAGCCGAGCCCGAGCCGCTCGAGCCGCCCGAGGCGATCGAGGACCTGCTCGCCGAGCTCGACGCGCTGATCGGCCTCGACCGGGTGAAGAGCGAGATCAAGCGGCAGACCCAGCTGCTCCGGATCGACACCCTGCGCCAGGCCGCCGGTCTCACCACGCCGACGCTCACCCGGCACCTCGTCTTCACCGGCAATCCGGGCACCGGCAAGACCACCGTCGCGCGTCTCGTCTCGCGCATCTACCGCTCGCTCGGCATCCTCTCGAAGGGCGTGCTCGTCGAGGTCGACCGCTCGGAGCTGGTGGCCGGCTACCTCGGCCAGACCTCGATGAAGACCGCCGAGGTGATCGCCTCGGCCCGCGGCGGCGTGCTCTTCATCGACGAGGCCTACGCGCTCGCGCTCGACCAGTACGGCGCGGAGGCGGTGACCACCCTGGTCAAGGACATGGAGGACCACCGCGGCGACCTGGTCGTCATCGTGGCGGGCTACTCCGGGCCGATGCAGGGCTTCCTCGACACCAACCCCGGGCTCGCGAGCCGCTTCTCCACCACCATCGACTTCGCGGACTACAGCGACGAGGAGCTGTCCGCGATCTTCGCGCGCCTCGCCGCCGCCGCCGACTTCACCCCGACCGAGGAGGCGGTCGCCGCCTTCGCCGACGTCGCCGCCGCGCAGGAGCGCACCGAGGCGTTCGGCAACGGGCGCTGGGTGCGCAACGTGCTCGACGCGGCCATCGCGCGCCACGCCTGGCGCCTGCGCGACACCGAGGAGCCGACGCTCGACGAGCTGCGGACCCTGGAGGCGGAGGACGTCGTGGAGGCGGAGCTGCCGGACGCGGAGTCCCCGGCAGCGGAGTCCCCGGCAGCGGAGTCCGAGACCGACGCATCGACCGAGGAGATCGCATGAGCATCGCCACTGCCGCGCCGCCGGCTCCGCCCGCAGCCGCGCAGACCGCGCCGGCCGCTCGGCGGCCGAGCCTCCTCGCCCGTGCGACGTCGACCACTCCGCGCACCCTCCGCCTGCTGCTGGTGCTGACGGCGCTCGCCGCCGTGCTGTTCGGCGTCTTCGCCCAGCAGGCCGCGTCGCTGCAGGCGCGCGCCGCGCAGGAGGCCCGCGAGCAGGCCGCCCAGCTGATCGGCGTGCAGGACGTGCGGAACCAGCTCGTCGACGCCAATGCGATCGCGGCGAACACCTTCCTGGTCGGCGGACTCGAGCCCGCGGAGCAGCGCCAGACCTACGTGGACAACCTCGCCGACGCGTCCTCGCGGATCGCCCAGCTCGCCGCGACGCAGCCCGACGACGCCGAGACCCTCGCGAAGGTCGCCACCAAGCTGACCACCTACAGCGGGCTGATCGAGCAGGCGCGAGCGAACAACCGGCAGGGCTTCCCGGTCGGCTCCGCGTACCTCGACCAGGCCTCGGCGCAGCTGACCGATTCCGAGAAGGGGATCCTCACGGATCTCAACGGGCTGGTCACCCGCGGGGCGGACCGCGTCGCCGCCGCCTACGACACCGTGCGCTTCAGCGTGCTGCTGCTGATCGGCTCGCTCGCGATGCTGCTCCTGCTGATCGCGGCGCAGGTCTGGCTGGCGCGGCGGACGCACCGCTACCTCAACCGCCCGCTCGCCACCGCCACCGGGCTGCTGCTGCTGGTCGGGATCGGCGGCGCGCTCCTGCTCGGCTCGATCGCGGGGCGTGCGGCGGCGGTCCGCGCCGAGCCCTACCAGGCGACCCTCGTCGTCTCGCAGGCGCTCACCGCGGCGAGCGACGCGAAGTCGCTGGAGAGCTTCACGCTGATCAAGCGCGGCTCGGGAGCGGCCCTCGAGGCGGAGTTCCAGGCGGCGGCGAAGGACGCGGGGGACCGGCTGCAGGCCGGGGTCGACGACGGCATCGTCGACGGGGCGCTGCTGACGGAGCTGAACGCGTGGCTCGATCTGCACGCGGCGATTCGCGCCGAGGACGACGGCGGGAACTGGGACCGGGCGGTCCTGCTCGCCACCTCGACGGAGCCCGAGTCCGCCAACGTCGCATTCGACGCCTTCGCCGATGACGCGCGGCTGGCGATCGTCGACGACACGAACGCGACCCGCACCGAGCTCGACGACGGGAGCGCGACCGCCTCGGTCGCCTCCTGGATCCTGCTCGCCGCCGGCCTGGTGGGCGCCCTGCTCGCCTGGCGCGGCGTCGCGCAGCGACTGGAGGAGTACCGATGACCCGCCTCAGCACCCTGCGCACGGGCGCCGTCGCGCTCCTGCTCGGCACCGTGCTCGCCGTCTCCGGCTGCACCAGCGGCGCGAGCGACCTCGGCACCATCACCGAGGCGACCACGCCGACCCCCACGGCGTCCGCGCCGTCGACCGCCGCTCCGGCCACGGCCGAGTGCTCGCCCTCGGCGGTCACCTCCTACGCGCCCACCGGCGTCACCGACAGCACCCGGCTCGCCCAGATCCGGGACTACGGGAAGCTCCGCGTCGGCGTCTCGGCCGACACCCTTCTGATGTCCTCCCGCAACCCGCTGACCGGCGAGATCGAGGGCTTCGACATCGACATCGCCCGCGAGATCGCCCGCGCGATCTTCGGCGACCCGACCGCGATCGAGTTCGTCGTGATCACCTCGGCTCAGCGCCTGCCCGCCCTCAGCGGCGACGCCGCGACGCCGCAGGTCGACCTGGTCGCCCGCACGCTGACGATGACCTGCGACCGCTGGAGCAGCATCGCGTTCTCCTCCGAGTACTACGCCGCGGGGCTGAAGGTGCTCGTCTCCGAGAGCAACGACGCGGACGGCATCGACGAGCTGGCCGGGCAGAACGTCTGCGCACCGCGGAGCACCACCACGCTCAGCCGGCTCGAGAGCGACTACCCCGACGTGAAGGCGGTCGCCGCGGACACGCACACCGAGTGCCTCGCGGAGTTCCAGGAGGGATCCGTCGACGCGATCGCGGGCGACGACACGATCCTCGCCGGCTTCGTCGCGCAGGACCCGTACGCCAAGGTCATCGGCGACCAGCTCAGCTCCGAGCCCTACGGCCTCGGGATGCCCGCCGGCGACACCGACTACGTGCGCTTCGTCAACGCGGCGCTCGAGAGCATCCGCGCGGACGGCCGCTGGCAGAGCATCTACGACCGCTGGCTCGGCGATCTCGGCACGGCGACGCCGCCCGCCGCCGTGTACGGGCGCTGATGGCGGCAGTGACGGGAGCGCAGGCGGGCGTCTCGGAGGGGACGCCCGTCGCTCCGGGGCGCCTGGGCGAGGCGATCCCGCAGCGCGCGCTCTTCGACTACCTCGCTCAGCTCGGCCGCTGGCTGGAGCGGACGACCCGCGAGCTCTCGCGGCTCGACGCCGCCGCGCTCGCCTCGCCGCAGGCCGACAGCTACACCGCCGACGTCGTCCTCGCGCAGTCGCTGCGCGAGTCCGTCACCCGCCGGCTGGCCGAGCTCGAGGTCGTCTGGGACTCCGGCCGCGTGGACGCCGTGGCCCGCGAGCGGATGTCGCAGCTGATCTGGGGACGCCTCGACTCCTCCGGCTCGGGCGGCAGTGCCGCCGTCTCGCTGGTCGAGGCCGTCCGGCTCTGCGACGCCGTCATCGGCCAGCTGAAGTCGCGCCTCGAGCTCGACCCGAGCGGCACCGACGTCGCCGGCCGGATCGTCGGGGTGCGCGCCGAGATCGAGCGCTGCCGCGACCTCACCCGCGATGCGCGCGGCACCGTCGACCAGGCCGCCGCCCAGCGCGTCGCCGTGCTCCGCTCGCGGCTGGACGCCCTCGCCGAGAAGGCCGGCCGCGGCGCCGACGTCTCCGGGCCGCTCGGCCAGCTCGAGAGCGACTCCGCCCGGCTGGAGCGCGACCTGATCATCGCCGCCTCCGAGCGCCGCGGCCTCGAGCACGACCGGGTCCGCGCCCGCGAGCTGGCCGCCGCCGCGGAGCTGCGCGAGGCGCCGCTGCGCGAGCTCGTCGCCCGCTGCCGCCGCGAGATCGCGGATCCGCCCCGCCTCGCGGTGCCCGACGTCTCGCGCCTCGGCGAGCCGCCGACCGGCCGCGAGGCGCTCGACGCGCACCTCGCCCGCCTCACCGCCGTCGGCCGGGCGTTCGACGCCGTCGAGGCCGCCTACACCTCGCCGCTGCGCGAGCGGGCCGCCCTCGGCTTCCGGCTGCGGGCCCTGCGCGAGCGCGCCGCCGCCAACGGCCGGGCCGCCTCCGCCGTCGGCGTCGCGGCCGACGCCGAGGTCCGCGCCGCGCTCGACGCGGTGCCCTGCTCGGTGCCGCTCGCCCGCCACCTGGTCGAGCAGTACGACGTGGTCACCCGCGACCTGCCCACAGCCCCGTCTCCCTCGCACCACCGGAAGGCCAGCTCATGAACGGCGACCCCTGCACCTCGACCCCGGGCTGCACCGGCGTGATCGAGGACGGCTACTGCAACGTCTGCGGGCTGCCGGCGGAGGCGCCGGCCGTCGCGGTGTCCGCTCCCACCGCGCGCCGCCCCGCTCCCGCGGCCGGCCCCGCGCCCGCCACCGCCTCCGCCGCCTTCGGCACCGGCTTCGCCGAGGGCGCGCCGAACGCGCAGGCCCCCGTCGGCTCCAGCACCGAGGAGGCGGCGACCGCCCGCAGCGGCCGCACCTCCTCCGCCCGCCTCGCGACCGCCGCGCTCGGCTCGGCACGCACCGCGCAGACCGGCTCGAAGACCACCCGCCGCGTCGGCACCACCTCCACCCGCCTGCGCGGACCGCGGCTCGGCGCCGGGCTGACGACCGTCCCCTCGCGCCCCGCCGCCGACCCGATGGCCGCGCTGATGAAGGAGGCGGTGCTCCCCGAGCGCAAGCGCTTCTGCTCGAACTGCGGCACCGCGGTCGGCCGCGGCCGCGACGGCAAGCCCGGCCGCACCGAGGGCTTCTGCCCCAACTGCCGCACCCCGTTCAGCTTCACGCCACAGCTCGCGAAGGGCGACGTCGTCGGCGGCCAGTACGAGGTCGTCGGCTGCCTCGCCTACGGCGGGCTCGGCTGGATCTACCTCGCCCGCGACCGCAACGTCTCCGGCCGCTGGGTCGTGCTCAAGGGCCTGCTGAACTCCGGCGACCCGGACGCCTACGCCGCGGCGGTGACGGAGCGGCAGTACCTCGCCGAGGTCGAGCACCCGCTGATCGTCGAGATCTACAACTTCGTCCTGCACGAGGGCGCCGGCTACATCGTGATGGAGTACGTCGGCGGTCCGAGCCTCAAGCAGATCCTCCAGGAGCGCCGCGACGCGAACGGCGGCTCCGCGGATCCGCTGCCCGTCGACCAGGCGCTCGCCTTCGTCCTCGAGGTGATGCCCGCCTTCGCCTACCTGCACGACCACGGGCTGCTCTACTGCGACTTCAAGCCGGACAACATGATCCAGGTCGGCGACCAGGTCAAGCTGATCGACCTCGGCGGGGTGCGCCGGGCCGACGACGAGGAGTCGGCGATCTACGGCACCGTCGGGTACCAGGCGCCCGAGGTGCCCGAGCTGGGGCCGTCGATCGCCTCCGACGTCTACACCATCGGGCGGACGATCGCCTCGCTCGTCCTCGACTTCCGCGGCAACCAGACCACCTACGTCGCCTCGCTGCCGCCGGTGTCCGAGACGCCGCTGTTCCAGAAGTACGACTCGTTCTACCGCCTGGTCGCGAAGGCCTGCGCGCCCGATCCTCAGGACCGCTTCGCCACCGTCGACGAGATGCGCGGGCAGCTGCTCGGCGTGCTGCGCGAGGTCGTCGCGACCGACCGCGGGCCGGGGCACCCGGCGCTGCACTCGACCGAGTCGGCGCTCTTCGAGGCGCCCGTCGCCGACGTGGTCGACCGTCCGCTGCCCTGGGACGCGCTGCCCGGGCTGAAGACCGACGAGTCCGACCCGGCCCGCGCCTGGCTGGCCGGCGTCAACGTCGCCGACCCGATCGTCCGGCTGCGCGCCCTCGCGCTCGCGCCGACCGTCACCGTCGAGGTGCGGCTCGCCCGCGCCCGCGCGGCGATCGAGGCCGAGCGCTGGGAGGACGTCGCCCGCGCGACCGGCGAGATCCTCACCGAGGACCCGTGGGAGTGGCGCGCGGTCTGGATGAGCGGGCTGGCCCAGCTCGCCCGCCACGACGACATCGGCGCCCGCGCCTCGTTCAACACCGTCTACGGCCAGGTGCCGGGCGAGCTCGCCCCCAAGCTCGCGCTCGCCGCGGCCTGCGAGTCGAGCGGCGAGCCCGAGGTGGCGGAGTCGCTCTACGTGATCTGCGCCCGCGCCGACGCCAACTACACCGCGCCGGCCGCCTTCGGCCTCGCCCGGGTCCGGCAGCACCGGGCCGACCTGGACGGCGCGCTCGACGCGCTCGACATCGTCACGCCGACCCGCTCCTCCTACGTCGACGCCCGCCGCCGCCGCGCCGAGCTGCTGGCCGGCTCCGGCCGCGGACTTCCGTCGCTCTCCGCCGCGCTCGCCAGTGTCGACACGGTGGCGATCGACTCGCGGACCCGGCTCGAGCTGACGACGGGGGTGCTGGAGTCGGCGCTCGACCTGGTCCGCCGCGACGGCCCCGCCGAGGGCGCGACGATCGGCGGGATCGACGCCACCGAGCCCGCCCTCCGGGACGGCCTCGAGACCTCCTACCGCTCGCTCGCGGCCGCCACCCGCGAGAAGGAGGAGCGCCTGCGCCTCGTCGACCGGGCGAACGCCGTGCGCCGCTGGACGCTGACGTGAGCGGGGAGAGCGACGTGAGCGGGGAGAGCGCTGTGAGCGCCGAGCTGTCGACGCCCTGCCCGAACTGCGGCGAGCCGGTCTCGACCGGCGACGCCTTCTGCGAGGCCTGCGGGACGACGCTGATCGTCCCGGCCGCCGCGGCCGCCCCGCCCGCCGCCGGCTCGGAGGGCCCGACCGCCTGCCTGCACTGCGGGGGAGCGATCGCCGACGACGGCTACTGCGAGCAGTGCGGTCAGCGCGCGCCGACCGAGCGCGAGCACTGGGCGGAGGCGCCGCACCCGCTGGTCGGCGGGGTCTGCGACCGCGGGATCCGGCACGCGGCCAACGAGGACGCGATGGCGCTCGGCGCGACGGCCGGCGAGGACGGCGGCCTGCGGACGGCGCTGCTGGTGGTCTGCGACGGCGTCTCCTCGACCCCCGACTCCGACACCGCCTCCCTCGCCGCGGCCCGAGCCGCGCTGAGCGCCCTGCGCAGC comes from the Rathayibacter festucae DSM 15932 genome and includes:
- a CDS encoding YqjF family protein, whose product is MTSVESVTRSAPALGGPRILRQRWTEAAFLHWRVDPALVAPHLPPGVRPDEHDGASWVGLIPFRLSRTAFLGGPRVPWLGTFPEVNVRLYSIDRHGRRGVVFVSLEASHLLPVLTAQAVFGLPYRWARMGIEHRHGAVIYTTERIGDPAARSRIVVRPTPGTDASEDPLAGFLTSRWAYHERHLGSTWYGRNLHRPWPLQRAELLALDDGLLEVAGFPGLATRAPDSVLYSPGVETVFTVPRRV
- a CDS encoding LysR family transcriptional regulator, whose protein sequence is MLDVQRLRVLRAVVAAGSIVGAASSLGYTPSAISQHLAALQRETGLTLLERVGRGVRPTAAGRTLAEQADRVLERLGEAEAVVADLRAGRAGRLSMTYFASVGSAWMPEVARRLIAGFPQLALDLRLGEEVAEDPAARPDVQLLVAEPGGTADSPGFTAHHLIDDPYLAVLTRSHPLAGRAEIELAEIAGDRWIDNDLPTGWCRRTLVDACAAAGFTPRFHVQANDHVTAVAFVAAGMGLTVLPALAAQPLPAGLVAVPLVRPRPLRSIHAVVRGSVASSAPVRVAVSALVELAGAGSGR
- a CDS encoding DMT family transporter; translated protein: MTSTAPSRTTAVPSRRDAALLWSAIAVTVLLWASAFVGIRFAADDFGPGALTLGRIVVGSIALTVVRLVITARRRGDRPERSRVPRGRILLLVLVWGVAWFGVYNLALNAAERHVDAGTAALLVNIAPMITAVLAGLLLGEGFPRRLLGGMAVALAGVAVIAFSTSSGQFDVIGVVLGLAAAVLYGSAATLQKRLLGHVDAMTMTWIGCLAATVACLPFAPELVASLQAAPASSIAAVVYLGVFPTAVAFTTWGYVLSRSSAGRTAATTYAVPAVVVLLSWLLLAETPPAAALIGGAIALGGVAVATLRRRPAGV
- a CDS encoding toxic anion resistance protein, producing MTEALQPPQNALSLTPPEPVAAVATTSAPSIAPKVPEQALPGLEAKVDGYLASLMSAEARSPEFAAKANDIRTMGDADIRSAADSSNRLLKTPVRALQEGGLSEGSNIGKTLLELRRTVEDLDPSEDNIQKKILGFIPFGNKITDYFRRYESAQSHLNAIIQALYDGQDELRKDNAALNLEKQNLWDTMTRLNEYIYVAERLDVKLSAKIAELDATDPDRARALREDVLFYARQKHQDLLTQLAVSIQGYLAIDVVIKNNVELIKGVDRATTTTVSALRTAVIVAQALANQRLVLDQITALNTTTSNMIEATSRMLAEQSASIQSQAASATVGLPQLQAAFANIYQTMDSISDFKIKALDSMAQTVGVLQVETAKAGEYVERARRSNSDIDAASSLDLGR
- a CDS encoding AAA family ATPase, with the protein product MSTLPASLDALVLVGAAAGLDGAAVRAEGARLAAAVAESITGAGQDWLAETGTTGGLEAFFTAASSARRWRSSPTDLLAGLVAAHSEQAGAYARALTEVVSAASSLGQPGIGGIAAASATAAAQLGAVQGAAASPAGSSAPELPRDLPAGVPGVDEILARLRRTEHDGPQDEPGPAAAAPPASPAPEAEPEPLEPPEAIEDLLAELDALIGLDRVKSEIKRQTQLLRIDTLRQAAGLTTPTLTRHLVFTGNPGTGKTTVARLVSRIYRSLGILSKGVLVEVDRSELVAGYLGQTSMKTAEVIASARGGVLFIDEAYALALDQYGAEAVTTLVKDMEDHRGDLVVIVAGYSGPMQGFLDTNPGLASRFSTTIDFADYSDEELSAIFARLAAAADFTPTEEAVAAFADVAAAQERTEAFGNGRWVRNVLDAAIARHAWRLRDTEEPTLDELRTLEAEDVVEAELPDAESPAAESPAAESETDASTEEIA
- a CDS encoding glutamate ABC transporter substrate-binding protein is translated as MTRLSTLRTGAVALLLGTVLAVSGCTSGASDLGTITEATTPTPTASAPSTAAPATAECSPSAVTSYAPTGVTDSTRLAQIRDYGKLRVGVSADTLLMSSRNPLTGEIEGFDIDIAREIARAIFGDPTAIEFVVITSAQRLPALSGDAATPQVDLVARTLTMTCDRWSSIAFSSEYYAAGLKVLVSESNDADGIDELAGQNVCAPRSTTTLSRLESDYPDVKAVAADTHTECLAEFQEGSVDAIAGDDTILAGFVAQDPYAKVIGDQLSSEPYGLGMPAGDTDYVRFVNAALESIRADGRWQSIYDRWLGDLGTATPPAAVYGR
- a CDS encoding serine/threonine-protein kinase, whose translation is MNGDPCTSTPGCTGVIEDGYCNVCGLPAEAPAVAVSAPTARRPAPAAGPAPATASAAFGTGFAEGAPNAQAPVGSSTEEAATARSGRTSSARLATAALGSARTAQTGSKTTRRVGTTSTRLRGPRLGAGLTTVPSRPAADPMAALMKEAVLPERKRFCSNCGTAVGRGRDGKPGRTEGFCPNCRTPFSFTPQLAKGDVVGGQYEVVGCLAYGGLGWIYLARDRNVSGRWVVLKGLLNSGDPDAYAAAVTERQYLAEVEHPLIVEIYNFVLHEGAGYIVMEYVGGPSLKQILQERRDANGGSADPLPVDQALAFVLEVMPAFAYLHDHGLLYCDFKPDNMIQVGDQVKLIDLGGVRRADDEESAIYGTVGYQAPEVPELGPSIASDVYTIGRTIASLVLDFRGNQTTYVASLPPVSETPLFQKYDSFYRLVAKACAPDPQDRFATVDEMRGQLLGVLREVVATDRGPGHPALHSTESALFEAPVADVVDRPLPWDALPGLKTDESDPARAWLAGVNVADPIVRLRALALAPTVTVEVRLARARAAIEAERWEDVARATGEILTEDPWEWRAVWMSGLAQLARHDDIGARASFNTVYGQVPGELAPKLALAAACESSGEPEVAESLYVICARADANYTAPAAFGLARVRQHRADLDGALDALDIVTPTRSSYVDARRRRAELLAGSGRGLPSLSAALASVDTVAIDSRTRLELTTGVLESALDLVRRDGPAEGATIGGIDATEPALRDGLETSYRSLAAATREKEERLRLVDRANAVRRWTLT